The following are encoded in a window of Narcine bancroftii isolate sNarBan1 chromosome 2, sNarBan1.hap1, whole genome shotgun sequence genomic DNA:
- the LOC138755023 gene encoding zinc finger protein 229-like isoform X1: MSALEQAHTGKRPFICSECGKGFTKSSHIITHRRLHTGEKPFTCPECGKCFTQSSNLKTHQRIHTRIRSFTCHVCGKGFNRSSDLLTHRKVHTGEWPYTCPECGKGFTKSSNLKTHQRIHTRERPFTCLECGKGFTHSSSLKTHRRIHTGEKPFNCPECNKGFSRSSDLLTHRRTHTRQRPFTCPECGKRFSRSWDFLTHRRIHTGEWPFTCSECGKGFTQSSKLKSHQRIHTGERPFTCPECSKGFSRSWDLLIHRRIHTGEWPFTCSECGKGCTNSSSLKTHQRIHTGERPFICPECGKGFIQSSKLKSHQRIHTGERPFTCTECGKGFTLSSHLKTHQRIHTRERPFTCTECGKGFIHSSMLKIHCRIHTGERPFTCQECGKGFTQISHLKSHQRIHSGEKPFTCPECGKGFTQSSSLKSHWQIHTGERPYTCPECGKGFSRSSGFLTHRLVHTGEWPFTCPECGKGFTHSSSLKTHQRIHIRCGPSPVPSAARASCIPLALRSTNGSTPGRSSSPTPTVEKASLTSLI; this comes from the coding sequence ATGAGTGCCCTCGAGCAGGCCCACACTGGGAAACGGCCATTCATCTGCTCGGAGTGTGGAAAGGGCTTCACTAAGTCCTCCCACATAATAACCCATCGGCGTCTCCACACTGGCGagaagcccttcacctgccctgagtgcggcaagTGCTTCACCCAGTCCTCTAACCTGAAGACCCACCAGCGGATTCACACCAGAATCAGATCCTTCACCTGTCATGTGTGTGGCAAGGGGTTCAATCGATCATCGGACTTGCTGACTCACCGGAAGGTTCATACTGGTGAGTGGCCCTacacctgccccgagtgcggaAAGGGCTTCACCAAGTCCTCTAACCTGAAGACCCACCAGCGGAtccacaccagggagaggcccttcacctgccttgagtgtggcaagggctttaCTCATTCCTCCAGCCTGAAGACCCACCGGCGgatccacaccggggagaagccATTCAACTGTCCTGAATGCAACAAGGGATTCAGTCGATCGTCGGACTTGCTGACCCACAGGCGGACCCACACCAGGCAGAGGCCCTTCACATGCCCCGAGTGTGGCAAGAGGTTCAGTCGATCGTGGGACTTTCTAACCCACCGGCGGATCCACACTGGGGAGTGGCCTTTTACCTGTTCTGAGTGTGGCAAGGGTTTTACCCAGTCCTCTAAACTGAAGTCCCACCAGCggatccacaccggggagaggcccttcacatgCCCTGAGTGCAGCAAGGGGTTCAGTCGATCATGGGACTTGCTGATACACCGGCGGATTCACACCGGGGAGTGGCCCTTCACCTGTTCTGAGTGTGGTAAGGGCTGCACCAACTCCTCCAGCCTTAAGACCCACCAGCGGATCCatactggggagaggcccttcatctgccccgagtgcggcaagggcttcataCAGTCCTCTAAACTGAAGTCCCACCAGCGGATCCACacaggggagaggcccttcacctgcactGAGTGTGGAAAGGGATTCACCTTGTCCTCTCACCTGAAGACCCACCAGCGGATCCATACCagagagaggcccttcacctgcactgagtgcggTAAGGGCTTCATCCACTCTTCCATGCTGAAGATCCACTGTCgaatccacaccggggagaggcccttcacctgccaagagtgcggcaagggcttcacccagatctCTCATCTGAAATCTCACCAACGGATCCACTCTGGGGagaagcccttcacctgcccaGAGTGCGGTAAGGGATTCACCCAGTCCTCTAGCCTGAAGTCCCACTGGCagatccacactggggagaggccctacacctgccctgagtgtggcaagggTTTCAGTCGATCATCAGGCTTTCTGACCCACCGGCTTGTTCATACAGGCGagtggcccttcacctgccctgagtgtggcaagggcttcacccactcCTCTAGCCTGAAGACCCACCAGCGGATCCACATCAGGTGTGGCCCTTCACCTGTCCCAAGTGCAGCAAGGGCCTCATGCATTCCTCTTGCCCTAAGATCCACCAATGGATCCACACCAGGGAGAAGCTCTTCACCTACCCCAACTGTGGAAAAGGCTTCACTCACTTCTTTAATCTGA